A genomic segment from Portunus trituberculatus isolate SZX2019 chromosome 14, ASM1759143v1, whole genome shotgun sequence encodes:
- the LOC123503512 gene encoding neurogenic locus protein delta-like, with protein sequence MGGPQCSIVTVVVGSVARPSPEAEAMSAGQVVLVVVFSTAMPVLVVELVLVIVCMKRKRVRDCPCRDEEARLQNE encoded by the coding sequence ATGGGCGGGCCGCAGTGCAGCATTGTCACGGTAGTGGTGGGCAGCGTGGCGCGACCAAGCCCTGAGGCGGAGGCCATGTCGGCTGGCcaggtggtgctagtggtggtgttcAGCACCGCTATgccagtgctggtggtggaattGGTGTTGGTGATCGTGTGCATGAAGCGGAAACGCGTACGTGACTGCCCGTGTCGGGATGAGGAGGCGCGGCTTCAGAACGAGTAG